The Gossypium hirsutum isolate 1008001.06 chromosome A13, Gossypium_hirsutum_v2.1, whole genome shotgun sequence nucleotide sequence TATCTTgtctcttttctaactctttccttctctgtttggtatttggtttaaatcctaaaccaaaaCGATCTTGTTTGTATTTCACTACTGGTGCCCCCATCCTTCCCTAAAGGCATCTTCTAAGTCCTCTTCCAGGCACAGCTCCTTTCCCAACTGTCGCTTGTAATCCCATCCTTGTGGCTTTAGACATGCTGGGCGTCGGAATCTTCTTTCCCCCTATGACAAAGGTTGCATTTACGaactccaaagatcgaaaagAACATTCAACTGCCTCGTCGTCTATTCCCAAATATGGTGTATCATTGGTTACCAATGCAATGATATCTTCCTCGGCGTCAATTGTAATTAACCGGCCTTCTATTACCAATTTTAACTTCTGGTGCAATGATGAAGGCACCGCCCCTGTCGAATGAATCGAGGGTCTTCCTAATAAGCAATTATATGACGGCTTAATATCCATCACTAGGAAGTCCACATCGTATGTATTTGGGCCAATTAAAAGAGGTACTTCTATTCTTCCTATCACCTTTCTTTCggtaccatcaaatgctctcactatattttggcatgatctCATGTGAGAGTTATCCACCGGTAACCTACTTAAGGTAGATAGGGGTAAAACATTCAAGGCTGATCCATTGTCAATTAGCACTCCAGCTAACATATACTCCCCGCAACGAGCAGTGATGTGTAATGCTTTGGTAGATCCTCTTCCCCctggcggtatttcatcatcattaaaaaagatgaaattatcgGCATTGATATTATTAACCAAGCGGTCCAACTTATTCACCGAGATATCTTTAgtgacataagtttcatttagcaccttaatcaacgcattacgatgtatctctgaacttataagcaactcaagTACGGAGATACGAGCCGGTTGCTTATGTAATTGTTCTACCACGCTGTACTCGCTATGTTTcaagaattttagaaattttttggcttgattttcagtTACCGGCTGATTGACACTCGATTCAATTTCGTCTGTTTTTGTTTTTCCTAGCTCAACTGCTAAAGCTTTTTCTTTTCCAGATTCCACTATCGTGTCTGCCGGATCATAGCGCTTTCCACTTCGTGTATagaatccttccttcttttctgAAGCATTTACCGAGCTCTCTTTTCCTGGAATCGTCACATTGCAATCGTAactccaaggaacctttttgttatccttgtaaggaaaggatacaggtttttggattataaCTTTTGGCCCTATTTGTATTCCAGATTCTTTGTTCATTGGCTTTGAAATGATAACCACTGGATGACGAAGCTCTTGGGTTCTCCTTGCAGATCCTTCTCCTGTAGCACAAACTTCTTCCTCTTTTAACCCTttgatttcttcataaaactccatttctttgctaTCCATAAAGTTTTGCACCACGATTCTGAACTCGGTGCATTCCTGGATGTCATGATCTTCTTCTGCATGGAACTCACAAAATCTCTTTGCTTGTTCAGGCCTTTCTATCGAATCTTGCTTGATAAGACCTCTTTTTACCATTTGTTTCCAAACCCATCTAAGAGGGGTTTTTATCTCTGCCACGTTGGCTTTGACTCTTCTTCCTTCATTCTCACTTATCGCGTTTACCCTATTATCGTCATGATTGGGCAACGGATTTTCTGCTACATTTGGCCCCGATGAGTCGCCAATCTTTACGATCCCCATATTGATAAGTTTCTCCACTAACTTCTTGAATGCAGTGCAGTTCTCAATCGAGTGCCCCTTAATCCCCGCGTGGTACTCGCATTGGGagtttgtgtcataccatttggggtacggaggttgcatgggttttaggtaaaatggagataccacatgtgcatcaaataaattCTGATACAATTCTTTATACGTCACCGGGATGGGTGTGAATTGAGGTCTTTCTATATTTGGCCTTGAATTGGACTCCCGTCTCGAAGAACCTTGCTGATTAGTGGTTGTTGCTCTGGCTTGTCCCACCGTGATTGATCTAGAATGGTCCTTGTTAAACATGCTTGTGTTGTTTATCTCATGCTCCTTCTTTCTCGGTGCTGACCTTTTAGCACTTTCTCCTACTTCTATCTTGCCACTCcttatggcattttctatcatttctccagacatcaCTATGTCTGAAAAGCTTTTGGTGGCACTACCCAGCATGTGATTGAGAAATGGAGCTTTCAAAGTATTGATAAAAAGCATGGTTATCTCTTTTTCTAAAAGTGGTGGTTGAACTTGTGCTGCTACCTCCCTCCATCTTCGAGCATACTGGCGAAAGCTCTcattagttttcttttccatattttgcaaTACAATTCGATCGGGTGCTATGTTCATCACATGTCTGTACTGTTTTATAAAGGCCTGCGCCAAATCTTTCCAAGAGTGGATTTCAGCtcgactcaattgattgtaccatctaGCCGCTGACCCGATCAAACTATCCTGAAAACAGTGAACCAACAGCTGCTCGTTGTTGATGTACCCGGTCATTCTTCGGcaaaacatagtgatatgagcATCGGGACAACTTGTCCCGTCATAtttttcaaactccggcattttAAACTTAGGAGGGAGGATTAAATCAGGcaccaagctcagatctttagcgTCCATTCCTCGGTGGTAATCAGCACTTTCCATGGCCTTAAActtttcctccagccatttacATCGGTCTTCCAATTGCTTTGACAGATCCACTTTCGTCTTTTCCACTTCTGCCACGTCATCGAGGTCAGGGACTATGAGATTGGTGGGATTCTCTCCGGAATTGTTACTTATTCCGATTGGAGGACTCGTTTGGAATTGTTGGGGTCTAATTGTAACAGAGGGTCTTTGTGGATACATTTCAGCTTGAGTATGCGCGTGCAGAGGGGTAAAGCCTGGAGGGTAAAGGGGTTCATCACTATTTCCTTCTTCAACATTAACAATAGGGTCCTTTCCCTTGTCTTTTCCTCCTTTCAACAGTTGCGTTAACTTTGCCATCATGTCGTCTTGGGATTCTCGCATCTCTCGCTGAATCTTTTCCAACCGCTCTTCTATCTGATCTTGCATATCTCTTTGGAGCTGCTCAAGTTTTTCTAGTCTTTGATCCATGTTCCTTGACTTTGCTCGAGTTTCGTAAGAGTGacggttttccaggttaactgaaataattttatttagttagggtcttttaatggtcattaatgcatataatgcaatgcatgaaatgaatgc carries:
- the LOC121212342 gene encoding uncharacterized protein, giving the protein MDQRLEKLEQLQRDMQDQIEERLEKIQREMRESQDDMMAKLTQLLKGGKDKGKDPIVNVEEGNSDEPLYPPGFTPLHAHTQAEMYPQRPSVTIRPQQFQTSPPIGISNNSGENPTNLIVPDLDDVAEVEKTKVDLSKQLEDRCKWLEEKFKAMESADYHRGMDAKDLSLVPDLILPPKFKMPEFEKYDGTSCPDAHITMFCRRMTGYINNEQLLVHCFQDSLIGSAARWYNQLSRAEIHSWKDLAQAFIKQYRHVMNIAPDRIVLQNMEKKTNESFRQYARRWREVAAQVQPPLLEKEITMLFINTLKAPFLNHMLGSATKSFSDIVMSGEMIENAIRSGKIEVGESAKRSAPRKKEHEINNTSMFNKDHSRSITVGQARATTTNQQGSSRRESNSRPNIERPQFTPIPVTYKELYQNLFDAHVIGDSSGPNVAENPLPNHDDNRVNAISENEGRRVKANVAEIKTPLRWVWKQMVKRGLIKQDSIERPEQAKRFCEFHAEEDHDIQECTEFRIVVQNFMDSKEMEFYEEIKGLKEEEVCATGEGSARRTQELRHPVDNKKVPWSYDCNVTIPGKESSVNASEKKEGFYTRSGKRYDPADTIVESGKEKALAVELGKTKTDEIESSVNQPVLNETYVTKDISVNKLDRLVNNINADNFIFFNDDEIPPGGRGSTKALHITARCGEYMLAGVLIDNGSALNVLPLSTLSRLPVDNSHMRSCQNIVRAFDGTERKVIGRIEVPLLIGPNTYDVDFLVMDIKPSYNCLLGRPSIHSTGAVPSSLHQKLKLVIEGRLITIDAEEDIIALVTNDTPYLGIDDEAVECSFRSLEFVNATFVIGGKKIPTPSMSKATRMGLQATVGKGAVPGRGLRRCL